In Vibrio alginolyticus NBRC 15630 = ATCC 17749, the sequence CTAGCAAAACACCTGTTCTTCAATCTTCGGAGCCTGATCCTTCAACTAAAACGCTGTATGTCGGCAACCTTCCTTATAAGGCCAATGAGAGTCATGTTCGCGATTTGTTTGCTGAATATGGACAGGTCTATGCAGTACGCTTAATGAAAGATAAGCGTACTGGAAAAAGAAGAGGGTTTGGTTTTGTAGTGATGGCTGCGGCAGATGCCAAGCCAGCTATCGCTAAACTTAATGAAAAGGAATATATGGAGAGAACGCTAAAAGTGAGAATTGCGAACGATCCTAAACATCCGGATGGTGGTAAACCTGAACAGGATTAAAACCTAGCTTCTTTAAACAAATGTTCAGTGCATCTTCCTGCCAAGGAGTTGCACTGGCATAAATCGACTTACTTCCCTCTTCTGTATCCTCAATTTCATCACTTAATAGCAATGCTTTTACTCGACGTGCAATCGCTGCGCCTGAATCAATTAAAGTAACGTCCCCACCCAAAGCTTGATGAATCTCCTCTCTGATTAAAGGGAAGTGAGTACAACCGAGCACCGCAACATCGACTTTATCGCGAAGGGGAAGCAGGATATTTGTCAGTTCGTCGAGAGAAACGCTGTTGCCTCGCAACTTCTCTTCGGCCATATCTACCAAGCGAGTTGATCCCACCAGCTCAACTGGTTTGCCTTGCGCAAAGTCCCGTATTAACTCGTGAGTATATTGGCGTGTTACTGTCGCCGGAGTGGCGATCAGCCCTACCCCTTTTGATGCTAAAAGCGATGCGGGTTTAATCGCAGGGACAACACCAACAACGGGAATCGATAAATTTTCGCGTAAGGAAGGAAGCACTATGGTGCTCGCCGTGTTGCAAGCAATGACGACAATGTCGACTTGGTGTTCTTCGACTAAAGAAGAGACCAGTTGGTTAACTCGTGAAACGAGTACAGCCTGATCGAGTTCACCATAAGGGTAAGCCTGATTATCGAATAAGTATAAGTAGTCTAGCTGGGGCAATAGGCGATGTATCTCTTGGAATACAGAAAGACCACCAACACCAGAGTCAAAAACTAGGACTTTTTTCTTACTTGCTACTCGCACGAGTCTTACCTAAAGAACAGAAACGTTGCGATCATACTGCGTAGATTTGTTTTGGCAATGCTTTAGCATGGTATCTTTGATGGCTGAATCTATCTCCAGATTCTACATCTCGCTTCGTCAACTCGATATGTCCTTGAAAAGATGGCGAAGACGTAACCAATGTGTGAAATTCACCATTTTCCCCACAGGGATCAATTTGACTTGGTAATGACTCTATTAGGGCTTTGTCATACCAGCGACCACACCATTCTGGAGGGAGAACTCTTCCGTCGATGGTGATTAACATAGTTTGAATACCACGCTCTATGATTTCCATCGCTAGTTTTTCGCTGCTCTCCCCTAATAGAGGAAAGACGCATTCCCAGCCAACAGGTTCAATATAGCTGCGTCGGTAATCGGCAATGCCATTACAAAACATATCACCAAATGCGACAGCTTCTATATTCAGACCACTACTTTGTAATGCATTAACGATGGTCGATTGATAAATGTCGTTACTTGGAAAGACTTCAGGTAGCTCGATAGTAATGAGCGGAAGCGCAAGTAAGTCTGCTTGCATTTGTACGACTTCAAGCGGAGTTGCTTGGAAAGGGACTTCTTTCCCTACGTAAGTCGTGTACAAACCGACAACTTGATAATTTGGATTCTCGTTAAGGCGCTCAAGCGTTAATGTCGAATCTTTACCGCTGGACCAACTGATCACCACTCGCTTGGGTTTCTTCATTCGATTTTCCACCACAAAATATTAAAAACCGCCCGAAGGCGGTTTGTGCTCATTCACGATTAGAATTCGTAGCCAACGTTGAGATAGTACGCTCGCTCTGCAGCAGGGTAACCTTTTGCCATCTCATACTCTTCATCAAGTAGATTATCGATACGAGCGCTAATAGAGGTCGACTCATTCGGATAGTAAGTCACCGCCGTATCAACCAACGAGTAAGAAGAAAGCGTAATATCTTGTGAAGGCCAAGTGCTGTAATCCACATCTGGACGCTTACCGACGTACTGATAGCTAACCGACCAATCCACTTTATCGAAGCTCACTAAAGCATTCCACTTATACATTTCTTTAGCGCGGCGCTGCAACTGATGCCCTTTATCGTCTTCAGCATCTTTGTAATCTGCACTCAACTGGTGCTGCACAATCCCTGTATCAAACTCAGCAACAAGCTCCACACCTTGGATATGTGTTTCACCATCGACATTCAAATATTTGTATGTGGTTGGATGGTAATCGATAAGATTCGTGATTTTATAGTCATAACCCGTGATGGACCAAAAAACGCCTTGGACATCACCGCTTAATGCTAGCTCCCAAGCATCTGACTCTTCCGGCTTCAGATCTTTCTCACCGTATGTTGGGTCATACTGTTGATATAGGTTTGGAGCCTTAAACGCAGTACCAAAAGAGGCTTTAACCCCAAACTCTGGTACAAACTGGTAACCAGCCGCTAAACTGTAAGTGAACTCACTACCGTATTCTTCGTTATCATCAAGGCGAGCACTGCCCTCGAGCATTGCTTTATCAATACTAGTGGTTGCCATACCAAACAGAGCGCCATTGGTACGATCAAACGTTTTATTCGCACTCTTGTCTTTATAAGACTCGTTGCGCCAATCAATACCACCAGCCAACGTCGTATTGTTGTTTAGCAAGTAACTGTTGGTCCACTGGACATTTTGCTGCTCAAGTTCATCTTCAGTACCTGAGTGTTTGCCTTTTGCTTGCTCATAGTTCCAAGACTTCTGTTTCTGTGCTGTTACTTGTAGTTCTGACATCACATTATCAGACTGATACTTACCGCCCAGAGTGACAGAAAGATCGTCTTTTTCTGCTTCGTAGTAACCGCGACTGCCGTAGCTGCTGTCATATTGATAAACATTTTCGTAAGCACGTAGGTTACCAAATGCAGACCACTGGTCATTGAAGTTATGCACGTAACCTAGCAGACCATTCTTTGTATCAAAGCCATGGCGATCGCCGTCATTAACTCCCGGTACAGGACGAACGTTATAACCATCATCACTTTCACTACCAAGCGCGATATTTAGCTGGCCGCTCTCTGTGACTTTAATACCAGATGCCACACTCAATTCTTGATAATCTAAACTACCTAAACCCGCACTTAACTTCGTTCCTTCTTCGTCAGCACGCGCAATGGTGATGATATTGATCACGCCACCAATCGCTTCTGAGCCATAAAGTGACGCACGCGCACCACGCACGTACTCAATACGTTGAACGTAAGTAAGTGGGATTTGGTTAAAGTCCACAGCGCCCTTCGCTGCTCGTGCAAAACGTACGCCATCAACCAGTACTAAAACTTGGTCGGAACTGGTTCCACGAACAAATAAAGACGCTAACTGACCACGACCACCATTTTGTGAAACTTGAATCCCCGTAAGGCGACGCAATACATCTGGTAGGGTTTTCGCTTGAATGCGATCGATGTCTTGTCGAGTAACTACTTCGACATCTGCCAACGTACGGCTTTCGGCTTGCTCAAAACGGTTTGCAGTAACAACGATGGTTTCGTCAGTGGAGGTTTCTTGGGCCTGTAGATAAGAGACAGGTGAAAGCAGCGATGCCAAAGTTATCGCCAGTGCGGATTTTCTCATTGTATTGTCCTAAATCGCGTAATTCCTTCCGAGCCCTGTCATCATGACAGTCCAGTGCTGTGGCTCAGTTGTTGGCAGGTATTCGGACTCAAGAGCACGGGTGTACCGCCTACTTGCTCGACTTCCCACATAAACTAATGCAGTGTCTGATGAGCGTTCGTTCTCTTTTACCGCTGCGCGTCAGTTCTGGATTCACACCAGATTCCCATTTCAGCCATCTAGATTGCTAGATAGCACCAACTTGAGGCAAATATTATTCAGCTATTGATTATTTGTCCAGCCAATATTGCCCTTAGAAGTTGTAACGTTTTGATTGATTTTGCTTTCTACTCTGCCTGTACGCACTATCTTTAAATCAATTCCAGTACAAAACTGGACATCCTATTGAGATTGAATAAAATCTGCGCTCTTAAATTGAATGCACCATAAAAGGTAAGATCATGGCTACTCTTGATGTAAACCCACAACGCTACCAAGAACAACTGGCTGAAAAAGTCGAACGTCTCACGGATATGTTCGCGCCATACAACATGCCAGAACTGGAAGTGTTTGAATCACCAGAGCAGCACTACCGCATGCGTGCTGAGTTCCGTGTTTGGCATGAAGGCGAAGATCTTTACTACATCATGTTCAACCAAGAAACTCGTGAGAAGTACCGTGTTGACCAATTCCCTGCAGCAAGCCGTCTGATCAACGACCTGATGCCGCTATTGGTTGAAGCGATGAAAGACAACGACTCACTACGTCGTAAACTGTTCCAAGTGGATTTCCTATCGACGCTAAGTGGTGAGATTCTGGTCTCACTCCTTTACCATCGCCAACTTGATGAAGAGTGGATTGAAAACGCGAAAGCCCTTAAACAGCGTTTAAATGATGAAGGCTTTAACCTAAACATCATTGGTCGCGCTCGTAAGATGAAGATTGTCCTAGACCGAGACTACGTTATCGAGAAGCTCGATGTAAATGGTCAAAGCTACATCTACCAACAAGTAGAGAACAGCTTCACTCAGCCGAACGGCAAAGTCGCAGAGAAGATGCTGGAATGGGCGGTCGACTGTACCCAAGAAAGCACTGGCGACCTACTAGAGCTTTACTGTGGTAACGGTAACTTCTCGCTGGCGTTGGCACAGAATTTCGACCGCGTACTGGCAACTGAGCTAGCGAAGCCATCTGTGGTATCTGCACAGTACAACATCGCCGCCAATAAGATTGATAACGTACAAATCTTACGTCTATCGGCAGAGGAATTTACTCAAGCGATCGAAGGTAAGCGTGAATTCCGTCGTCTACAAGATGCAGGTGTGGATCTGAAGAGCTACAACTGCAACACGATTTTTGTCGATCCACCACGTGCTGGGATGGATGTCGATACTTGTAAAATGGTGCAAGGTTACGAGCGCATCATGTACATCTCTTGTAACCCTGAGACTCTAAAAGAGAACTTGGACATTCTATGCGAAACACACAACGTGACGCGTTTTGCTCTGTTTGACCAATTCCCTTATACCCACCACATGGAAGCAGGTGTAATGCTAGAGCGCATTAAATAAGGGTTTAAAAGGTTTTTAATTGTAGCAAAAATCGCTCTGGGTACGGCTTGGGGTACGGGAGCATCTAAAATGCTCGATTGTTATGATTGGATTTGATGTCAACGCCACCAGCTTTGCTAGTGGCGTTTTTGTTTTAGCTATCACTAAATCCGAAGTCAGTGCGCACTCATTTTTCAGAAACAATCAGTTCTGAGTACTAAAACACCCAGGCTATTTTTTAGTTTGCTTGGTGTACTCCTGCTCTATGAGATACTCAATAAGTTTGTTTTTCTTCATATCAAGTGCTTTAGACAGGTGGTCAATTTTCTTTTGCAGAGACTCCTCCATCTCAAAACTGTAGGCCTTCACCTTTTTAAGCTTGTTCTTCTCTCTATGCTTATATTGATTCCATGAAAGATTCATCTTGTGAATGTACGCACTCTTGCTCATATTTTTCTCATCATAAAGTAGAGAAGCCTTAAAAAAGCTACTGCTACTCCATAGATAAAGGGATATGGCTAAGGATAAGTTAGCCGTATTGTTTGAAGCAGGTATCTCAAATGGTAGAAAAGCACCATCGCTTTCTAGCTTATTTTTTGTCCATTCAGCTCTATCTTCATTCTCTTCTTTTGTTAGCTTGAAGAAAGGAGAACGCTTAAAGTCCAGATATTTGTTTTTTATCTCGTTCATGGCCTCTTGTTGCTTTAATGCATCTTGGATACCAGTTTCTTTAAATAAGTAATGCAAGAATATAGTTGTATGCATTTTCCACTTTGAAGCATGAGGCGAAAACTTTGGTACATATCCAACAACCGCATCATTAGCACTTGTTGAAAAAACCACATCAAAATCTGAGATATTCTTCGCTTTAGTATCTTGCTTATTACACCTAACCACTAGAAGCATGCAATACCATATAAAGTAGGAAGATACGTAGTCACGAGTATCAATCCAGTCATACTCACTGAGCGCAATATTTCTAATTACAAAGTTATCTTTCAGTCTTTGAAGGCAACCTTCCGAATCTTTCTTCACAGCATCTTTGGCAATCATGATTCGAGCATCAATATCATCCTGATTGCTATCTATCGTGATCTCAAAACTAACATCAAAAAGAAACCTAGGGTCATGTTCTACGTTGAATGTCTGTATTAAATTTGCCATATTTATTACTTAGTAATTTTTATGTAATTTTAAAGTATTTCTTATATGTTTTTATAGTATTTTTCAAATAAACAATCTGAAACCTAAACCAAGCTCACATAGGGGAATTGATGTGAGTTTTATGGTTTTCCAGTGGAGGAATATCGAAGGTGTCCTTGTTATGTGACAACGTAAGCTGAATTCATACCAAAAATACACAGTTTTGGTGGATACTATCCCATCCCAAAGCACGTCATAGCAGTAGTCAAACTTCTACAAAGTCGAAGTTTTTATCAGAGTAACTTTTGCAAGTTTTGAAACCACAAGACGCCTTGTGAACAAAGATACGTGACTGGAAGAGGTGAGTAAAAAACTGTCGGTAATAATAGTATTTATATGAATCTTATCTAATAAATTACAACAACCTATCTACCTATTGAGAACACTAACCAATAGGAATGATAGAAATGAACAACAACAGTACAGACAAGCGTTACATCGGCGGTATGCTACTAAGCTGCAACT encodes:
- the murI gene encoding glutamate racemase, coding for MRVASKKKVLVFDSGVGGLSVFQEIHRLLPQLDYLYLFDNQAYPYGELDQAVLVSRVNQLVSSLVEEHQVDIVVIACNTASTIVLPSLRENLSIPVVGVVPAIKPASLLASKGVGLIATPATVTRQYTHELIRDFAQGKPVELVGSTRLVDMAEEKLRGNSVSLDELTNILLPLRDKVDVAVLGCTHFPLIREEIHQALGGDVTLIDSGAAIARRVKALLLSDEIEDTEEGSKSIYASATPWQEDALNICLKKLGFNPVQVYHHPDV
- the btuB gene encoding TonB-dependent vitamin B12 receptor, giving the protein MRKSALAITLASLLSPVSYLQAQETSTDETIVVTANRFEQAESRTLADVEVVTRQDIDRIQAKTLPDVLRRLTGIQVSQNGGRGQLASLFVRGTSSDQVLVLVDGVRFARAAKGAVDFNQIPLTYVQRIEYVRGARASLYGSEAIGGVINIITIARADEEGTKLSAGLGSLDYQELSVASGIKVTESGQLNIALGSESDDGYNVRPVPGVNDGDRHGFDTKNGLLGYVHNFNDQWSAFGNLRAYENVYQYDSSYGSRGYYEAEKDDLSVTLGGKYQSDNVMSELQVTAQKQKSWNYEQAKGKHSGTEDELEQQNVQWTNSYLLNNNTTLAGGIDWRNESYKDKSANKTFDRTNGALFGMATTSIDKAMLEGSARLDDNEEYGSEFTYSLAAGYQFVPEFGVKASFGTAFKAPNLYQQYDPTYGEKDLKPEESDAWELALSGDVQGVFWSITGYDYKITNLIDYHPTTYKYLNVDGETHIQGVELVAEFDTGIVQHQLSADYKDAEDDKGHQLQRRAKEMYKWNALVSFDKVDWSVSYQYVGKRPDVDYSTWPSQDITLSSYSLVDTAVTYYPNESTSISARIDNLLDEEYEMAKGYPAAERAYYLNVGYEF
- the trmA gene encoding tRNA (uridine(54)-C5)-methyltransferase TrmA gives rise to the protein MATLDVNPQRYQEQLAEKVERLTDMFAPYNMPELEVFESPEQHYRMRAEFRVWHEGEDLYYIMFNQETREKYRVDQFPAASRLINDLMPLLVEAMKDNDSLRRKLFQVDFLSTLSGEILVSLLYHRQLDEEWIENAKALKQRLNDEGFNLNIIGRARKMKIVLDRDYVIEKLDVNGQSYIYQQVENSFTQPNGKVAEKMLEWAVDCTQESTGDLLELYCGNGNFSLALAQNFDRVLATELAKPSVVSAQYNIAANKIDNVQILRLSAEEFTQAIEGKREFRRLQDAGVDLKSYNCNTIFVDPPRAGMDVDTCKMVQGYERIMYISCNPETLKENLDILCETHNVTRFALFDQFPYTHHMEAGVMLERIK
- a CDS encoding RNA-binding protein, whose amino-acid sequence is MTSKKNLILCVGLAIVGGIIFSQFIIPPALSFLIGVIATAFLFSFSSKTPVLQSSEPDPSTKTLYVGNLPYKANESHVRDLFAEYGQVYAVRLMKDKRTGKRRGFGFVVMAAADAKPAIAKLNEKEYMERTLKVRIANDPKHPDGGKPEQD
- a CDS encoding Dph6-related ATP pyrophosphatase — encoded protein: MKKPKRVVISWSSGKDSTLTLERLNENPNYQVVGLYTTYVGKEVPFQATPLEVVQMQADLLALPLITIELPEVFPSNDIYQSTIVNALQSSGLNIEAVAFGDMFCNGIADYRRSYIEPVGWECVFPLLGESSEKLAMEIIERGIQTMLITIDGRVLPPEWCGRWYDKALIESLPSQIDPCGENGEFHTLVTSSPSFQGHIELTKRDVESGDRFSHQRYHAKALPKQIYAV